In Candidatus Zymogenaceae bacterium, the genomic window ACGGTAGCCGAGGAAAGCGTAGCGTAGTATAGTAGAACCGTCTTGCAGGAAGGCAAACTGTCAACACAACTCGTGACTACCGCAATTCATAGCATTCAATAGGCCAATACATCTTAATTCTCTTTCCTTTGTGTTTGACAATATATTTCAGTAATCTCTCTGATTTAATCGATGAATATACAAACCTTTCTGTATTTACCATTGTCCCAAAATTGAGATCTCTTGTAACCTTGTTGCTTGTTTTGAAGTGAGCAATTCCTTTTAACTCACCTCTATATGCAATACTGGGCGTCATAGGAAATGTAGCTATCACATTCTGACTTTTCAATCTTTCAGGATCAAGGGACCAACTATTTCTATCAGGAACTTTATAAAATAACGGACTATCTGAAGTAAAGAATTTCTCACTATTCGCCTCAATAAAAGTCCAATTCATCATATAAAATAGTGCTGAGTAATAACCTGCCTTTTTTAAACCCAATATCAAGCTATCCTCACTCTTGAGAGATAATTCATGACCACTTACAACAAATTCTTTGAATTCTTTAAAAGAAGGAAATCCCTCTATTTCACCGAAATCATCCTCAAAACTTTTTTTAAACTTATCATATTTTTTTTCATCTTGAGCAACTATACGGTTAGTCATGTTCATATGTTCATAACAACTCTCTTCGAGCCCTGATCTAAAATGCGGTGTTCTAACTGCAGTTAAACCAAGAAATCGTGAAAATATTTTTCTTTCCTTATCAGTAATTCTGATTTTTTTTAGTTCTTTTGTGCTACAGATTTTGTTAAAAAACTTTTTTGTTTCACTCTCAATAACACTAAACTCATCTTCAAGTGTATTCGTATCGCGTGTGCCATCAGGTAAAGTTATAGCATGATAATATTTTCTATATCCTTCATTTAGTGGTGTAGATTTTCTTATTTCCTCTTTTTCCTTATCATAGACCCACAACGTATCCTTACCCTTGTATGGGTCAATAAAGTATTCTAAATAGAATACTGGTACGTAATGATGCTTCTTTTTCGTGTTGCTCATAAGAGAACCATCATTTTAAACACTGCATCAAGTATAACACACTTTATACTCAACCATTATGAATAAACACGAAAGAAAAAGCCGCCTTATCAGGCGGCTTACAATCCCTTCCCCGTCTCAACAATCCCTGCCCTTTCCTACGCAAATTCGTTGAACTTCTCCTTGGGCACCCCGCACACCGGACACTTCTCCGGCAGGACGCCGTCCGAAACGTAGCCGCAGACGGTGCAGACGTAGTAGGTGGTCTCCTCCTCCTCCATCAGGTGCCCCATGGCCTCCTTGTAGAGCTTGGCGTGCACCTCCTCCACGTCCCGGGACTGGGAAAAGATCGTCAACGCACGCTTGTCCTCCACTTTTGATGCCAGCTGTATCAGGTTGTCGTAGGCAACTCCCGCCACCTTGGTTTCTGATTCGAAGCTCTCCTGCAGGTTCTCCTCGGTGCTCTTGATCTCTTTCAGATACTTCAGCACCCGGGCGCCGTGGATGGTCTCGGAAAAGGCGATCACCTCAAAGAGCTTCGCCATCTGGTCGTAACCCTCCTCTCTCGCCTTTTCGGCGAAGAGACGAAGCCTCAAAACCGCCTTCGCCTCACCGATGTACGCCTGGAACATCCCATCTTTTATTTTCTCGTCCATACGTCCTCCCGATTCGTGTGTTCGTGCGAGTATGGCTTCCGTTACAAAGCGGGTGCTATTGTATCAAACGGCGGACGTCTTTTCCAGATGAAAATCAAAAGATGAATGACCAAGAGGGATAAACTTCCTCCCTTCGGGGATACACCGGAATCAGCATGTCGTATTGTGTTTCTATTGCACGGCATGCGGATAGTCTCTCATTTCGCCCCGGTTGGATTCGCCTCGCCCGTTGACTTTCATCGTTAAAAGACATAGAATGATATATTATTTTAAAATCAAGACGGCGGCGATCCACGCCCTCACATTCCAGTCGCCGTCACACGAGAACATGTACACAAAGGATTGGTAAATGCTGTTTCAAAACATCCTCAACGACGTGACCGGTTTTTTTACCATACTCCCCTGGCTTCCCCCCGCTCTGTTTATTGTGGGAGGGCTTGTTTTGGGGATCATTTTCGAAAAAATCATCCTCAAAAAGATAAACAAATTCGTCAGCAGGACCGATTGGGAGGTCGATGACTTTCTCGTCCAGTCACTGAAGGGCGTGACCGTCCTCTTCTTCGTGGTGGGCGGCATTTACGGCGCCCTGGCGTACTTCGACCTCCCGGAGAAAACAAGCATCATCGCAAACAAGGCGCTTCTGGTCATTCTCATCCTGGCGATCACGATCGTCGCGGCCCGGATTGCCGTCGGTCTGACCCAGTTTTACAGCAACCGCATCAAGGGGGAGTTTCCCTCGTCTTCGATACTGACGTATGTCATTTACGGGATTGTGATCATCATCGGGGTGCTCATCATCCTTCAATCCCTGGGTATCTCCATCGCGCCGCTCCTCACCGCCCTGGGCGTCGGCGGCCTGGCGGCGGCCCTTGCGCTGCAGGATACGCTCTCCAACGTATTCGCCGGGATACAGATTATCATCTCCGGCCAGATCAAGCCCGGGGACTACATCGAGCTCTCCGGCGGCGAGGCGGGATACATCACCGATATCTCCTGGCGTTACACCGTTATCCGGGCCATCTCCAACAACATGATCATCGTGCCCAACTCCAAGCTCTCCACATCGATTATCACGAACTACCACAAGCCCCAGCAGGAGATGTCCGTGCTCATGCCGGTGGGTGTTGCGTATGACAGTGACCTGGAGCATGTTGAGCGGGTGGCCATCGAGGTGGCCCGGGAGGTGATGAAAGAGGTAGAAGGGGGGGTGCCGGAGTACGAACCCCTGGTGCGCTACAACGAATTCGGCGATTCTTCCATCAACTTCAACATTGTGATGCGCACTCAAGAGTACACCAACCAATACCTGCTCCGACACGAGTTCGCAAAGCGGCTCCACCGCCGGTTCAACCAGGAAGGCATCGAGATACCGTTCCCCATCAGGACCATCTACATGGCGGAAGACAAAGATGACACCTCGAAGTAGACATCGGCTTTCGGTGCTCATTGGGCTGGGAGCAGCGGTGGTGTTCTTTTCTTTCGCATCCGCCCAACAGACACCTCCTCTCGAAACCTGGGGAAGCGTACAGGGAGTCACCCTCACCGCACCGTTTTCGGATATGGAAACGCGCGAGCTCCTTGACATTTCCCTGGGCGCCATGCCCCGGGACCTGGTACGGGACGGTCTTCCCTGGTTCGGGGCGGTCAGGGATGATTTTCTGGGAAAGCCGAGAAGCCACCGGGGGCTGGACTTTTACGGGGAGGGAATGGAAATCCGCGCCATGGCCGACGGCCGGATCATCGCCAACAGCACGACCAAGACGGCGGGGTACTACGTGAAGATCGACCACGGCTCCGGTGTCAAGACCATCTATATCCACCTGGATGAACCGTACGACGGCCCGGACACGATCAAGCGGGGAGACGTCCTGGGCATAACCGGCACGAGCGGAAACGCCGTCTCGCCGCAGCTTCACCTGGGCGTCTCCGTCGACGACGTCTACATCGATCCCATCGACATCCTGTATGAATCGTCGGGCGAGGAGGCGAGGGAGACGATCGATTATTACCGATCCCTCATGAGCGCCAAGGAGGCGGCCCGCGATCGGCTGGTGGCGGCCTTTTTAAGCGATGATGAGACGACGCGGACGGCCGAATATGAAGAGGCGTTATTCATCCTCTCGATCATCGCCCACGACCGAAACATCTCTCTCTGGCTGGAGAATGCGGATCCGCCCACCGATCGATGATCGCAGATCAACTCTTAACCGGCTCGCTTGGAAAGGATTCTATCCATCAGGAGCGCCCTCCCCTCGTTCCGGTTCACATCTTCCGTGTTCATCATGGCGGGCCGGGCCACCACAAGACCGATATCGTCGAAGCGGGAATGCGCCGATTCGACCAAAGCCACGATCCTCGCTGAAATCCGATGGGGACAGCCGATATCCTGGGGGAGGGCCACATGTCGGGTAATGAAATCCGCGGTGTTCAGCCCGTGGGATCGGGCGAGATCGGTGATCCCGTCGGTGGAAAGCACAACGATACTCCGATCATCGAGGGATATCAGCTCCGTTTGAAAAAGATGCGGCGATCTGCCGATAAGAAAATGGTTGGTGTGGGAAAGCTGCGTCACCTCGCCGGTGTCCGACGAGAGGGCGTATACGAGGCTGTCGCCGGTGTGAAGGAGTATCGTCTGCCCGTCGGAGCCGAAGATCAGCGCCGAAAATGTGGTGCTGTCGTGATAGTCGGATTTCTTGACCAGCTCGTTCGTCCTGGTGACGATGTCGTCAAACCGATCCCCGACAGCGATCCGCGCGTCTCCCGCACAGCATACATCTATTACTTCCGCGATGAAGCGCTTCAAAAACCGGGACGACGCGGTGGGATTCTTGTCCGGACCATCGGCCACCGCAAGCACGCCCGCGACCAGGTCCACGAAGACGGCATCACCCACGTGCCCGTTGTACGATCCCCCGGGGATGACACGGCGTGCGCCGGGGATCAGCGAAGCGGAAACCGCCCCCTGTCGTGTAAATATGTCAACATCATCAAGATTCATAGCGAAAGGCCGTTCCCCCGTCCCACCCCCGCTCGTGCGGGATATTCAAAAAACAATGGAAGTAAACAATCTATTGTACTCGAACCTGTGCAAAATGCAACCCGAATCGTAACTCCAAAAACAGAGTGGTCATACCGCACGCTGGGTGAGGAGATCTCCTTCGTATCACCCCGACCGTAACCGGTGAAAAACAGTCTTGCCAAGCCCTTCCGATCCGAATTTGAAGCGATCGAATCGCGCGCACATTATTCGATGCTTCCACCCGTCCCGTCTGGAGGTACCCTCCCCCGCCGGACGAAACATGATATACCGACCGATCGCTAAAAATTTCCTCAACGAAACGAATGGAGTGGACAGGCGGGCCGTCGCCGGGGAAGGAATCGATCAACGGCCGCTCATGCGGTATTTCCTGATAA contains:
- a CDS encoding DUF4238 domain-containing protein, with the translated sequence MSNTKKKHHYVPVFYLEYFIDPYKGKDTLWVYDKEKEEIRKSTPLNEGYRKYYHAITLPDGTRDTNTLEDEFSVIESETKKFFNKICSTKELKKIRITDKERKIFSRFLGLTAVRTPHFRSGLEESCYEHMNMTNRIVAQDEKKYDKFKKSFEDDFGEIEGFPSFKEFKEFVVSGHELSLKSEDSLILGLKKAGYYSALFYMMNWTFIEANSEKFFTSDSPLFYKVPDRNSWSLDPERLKSQNVIATFPMTPSIAYRGELKGIAHFKTSNKVTRDLNFGTMVNTERFVYSSIKSERLLKYIVKHKGKRIKMYWPIECYELR
- a CDS encoding mechanosensitive ion channel family protein — translated: MLFQNILNDVTGFFTILPWLPPALFIVGGLVLGIIFEKIILKKINKFVSRTDWEVDDFLVQSLKGVTVLFFVVGGIYGALAYFDLPEKTSIIANKALLVILILAITIVAARIAVGLTQFYSNRIKGEFPSSSILTYVIYGIVIIIGVLIILQSLGISIAPLLTALGVGGLAAALALQDTLSNVFAGIQIIISGQIKPGDYIELSGGEAGYITDISWRYTVIRAISNNMIIVPNSKLSTSIITNYHKPQQEMSVLMPVGVAYDSDLEHVERVAIEVAREVMKEVEGGVPEYEPLVRYNEFGDSSINFNIVMRTQEYTNQYLLRHEFAKRLHRRFNQEGIEIPFPIRTIYMAEDKDDTSK
- a CDS encoding rubrerythrin family protein, encoding MDEKIKDGMFQAYIGEAKAVLRLRLFAEKAREEGYDQMAKLFEVIAFSETIHGARVLKYLKEIKSTEENLQESFESETKVAGVAYDNLIQLASKVEDKRALTIFSQSRDVEEVHAKLYKEAMGHLMEEEETTYYVCTVCGYVSDGVLPEKCPVCGVPKEKFNEFA
- a CDS encoding M23 family metallopeptidase; translated protein: MTPRSRHRLSVLIGLGAAVVFFSFASAQQTPPLETWGSVQGVTLTAPFSDMETRELLDISLGAMPRDLVRDGLPWFGAVRDDFLGKPRSHRGLDFYGEGMEIRAMADGRIIANSTTKTAGYYVKIDHGSGVKTIYIHLDEPYDGPDTIKRGDVLGITGTSGNAVSPQLHLGVSVDDVYIDPIDILYESSGEEARETIDYYRSLMSAKEAARDRLVAAFLSDDETTRTAEYEEALFILSIIAHDRNISLWLENADPPTDR
- a CDS encoding SpoIIE family protein phosphatase yields the protein MNLDDVDIFTRQGAVSASLIPGARRVIPGGSYNGHVGDAVFVDLVAGVLAVADGPDKNPTASSRFLKRFIAEVIDVCCAGDARIAVGDRFDDIVTRTNELVKKSDYHDSTTFSALIFGSDGQTILLHTGDSLVYALSSDTGEVTQLSHTNHFLIGRSPHLFQTELISLDDRSIVVLSTDGITDLARSHGLNTADFITRHVALPQDIGCPHRISARIVALVESAHSRFDDIGLVVARPAMMNTEDVNRNEGRALLMDRILSKRAG